The Pseudanabaena sp. FACHB-2040 genome includes a window with the following:
- a CDS encoding antibiotic biosynthesis monooxygenase, giving the protein MLEKPLIGKDEESQQVTAVISHIVRPGREEGYEKWFHGIATEARKFKGHLGVTAIRPHDHAHPEYAVILRFDHYNNLKKWLESDVRHDWIERLQPLIEKSETIQTLTGLETWFSLPNKLLRTPPPRYKMALVTWLAVFTTLAILSRLLAPLLSRLPVLLNQLITTGLVVALLTYLIMPRLTRLFRKWLYSA; this is encoded by the coding sequence ATGTTGGAAAAACCGTTAATTGGTAAGGATGAAGAAAGCCAACAGGTAACAGCTGTTATCTCTCACATCGTTCGACCGGGACGAGAGGAGGGCTACGAGAAATGGTTTCACGGCATTGCTACAGAAGCACGAAAATTTAAGGGGCATCTAGGGGTCACTGCAATACGTCCTCACGATCATGCTCATCCTGAGTATGCCGTTATTCTTCGATTTGATCACTACAACAATCTCAAGAAATGGTTGGAGTCTGATGTCCGGCATGATTGGATTGAACGGTTGCAGCCATTGATTGAAAAATCAGAGACGATTCAAACGCTTACTGGATTAGAAACTTGGTTCAGCTTGCCCAACAAGCTCCTCAGAACGCCTCCGCCTCGCTACAAAATGGCGCTGGTAACGTGGTTGGCTGTCTTCACTACTCTGGCAATTCTCAGCCGTCTGCTAGCACCGCTCCTATCCAGGTTGCCTGTTTTGCTTAACCAGCTAATTACAACTGGGCTAGTAGTCGCTCTGCTGACCTACCTGATCATGCCGCGTTTGACCCGGCTCTTTCGCAAATGGCTATACTCAGCCTAG
- the gvpU gene encoding gas vesicle accessory protein GvpU: MTQQVSRSAHPPNSMDRAIRAFAAIPERTSLQIGITLCVHGMIISGFLISEDAYFQGLAERINEIKEAPDETKQTLTEFVSQLHEGLKAQTGNTENQLLPEYIHLREAKMYPSQGKGMPSYGEALWRGRISSVDGFSLGEILPSNLDGLSYTSFASK, from the coding sequence ATGACACAACAAGTTTCACGTTCTGCCCATCCTCCTAACTCAATGGATCGGGCAATCAGAGCATTCGCTGCCATTCCCGAGCGAACCAGTCTCCAGATAGGCATTACCTTATGTGTTCATGGGATGATTATTTCTGGTTTTCTAATTAGCGAAGATGCTTACTTTCAAGGGTTAGCAGAACGGATTAACGAAATTAAGGAAGCTCCAGACGAAACAAAACAAACGCTGACCGAATTTGTCAGCCAGCTCCATGAAGGCTTAAAAGCGCAAACAGGCAATACAGAAAATCAGCTGCTGCCGGAGTACATTCATTTACGCGAAGCCAAGATGTATCCCTCTCAAGGAAAAGGGATGCCTAGCTACGGCGAAGCACTCTGGCGAGGACGCATCAGCTCAGTGGATGGGTTTTCTCTAGGTGAGATTTTGCCCTCCAATTTAGACGGGCTATCCTACACATCCTTTGCCTCTAAGTAG
- a CDS encoding glutathione S-transferase N-terminal domain-containing protein — protein MKLFYMPGACSLAPHIVLEWIGKPFELGRVERGKTREPEFLAVNPAGKVPALIEEDGRVLTEAEAILLYLAEKFPDEQLGASPTTEAQYEMHKWMSYLTGDVHPAFYPYFLPQRYIADKHQYHAIREAAYKQIDACFQLLDRYMEGRNYMVEDRRTVLDPYLFVFCRWGNTLQKPFTDYPNLHRFLMQMANDEGVQRAMQAEDITL, from the coding sequence ATGAAGCTGTTTTATATGCCTGGAGCCTGCTCACTTGCCCCTCACATCGTTTTGGAGTGGATTGGCAAACCATTTGAGTTAGGTCGAGTTGAGCGCGGCAAAACCCGCGAGCCAGAGTTTTTGGCTGTAAACCCTGCCGGCAAGGTGCCTGCTTTAATCGAGGAAGATGGACGGGTTTTAACCGAAGCAGAAGCAATTTTGCTCTATTTAGCTGAGAAATTTCCAGATGAGCAGTTAGGCGCAAGCCCAACAACAGAAGCGCAATATGAAATGCACAAGTGGATGTCTTACCTCACAGGAGATGTTCATCCTGCTTTCTACCCCTACTTTTTGCCTCAGCGGTACATTGCCGATAAGCATCAGTACCACGCAATTCGAGAAGCAGCCTACAAACAAATTGATGCGTGTTTTCAGCTACTCGATCGTTACATGGAGGGTCGCAACTACATGGTTGAAGATCGTCGTACTGTGCTTGACCCATATTTGTTCGTTTTTTGTCGCTGGGGAAACACCCTACAAAAACCTTTCACTGATTATCCAAATTTACATCGATTTCTGATGCAGATGGCGAATGATGAGGGTGTGCAGCGAGCGATGCAGGCAGAAGATATTACTCTTTAA
- a CDS encoding PTS fructose-like transporter subunit IIB, producing MTKLVAITASAASSAHTQMAAEALQKTAQALGHDLKTEIQEANGSSTHLSQSDIDQAEVVIVGADRFLERDRFSGKPTYAVSTSEAIRNSELVIRNAIALLDTLPSPRQPARTPVAAARTQPTSGLRAQPNSGSPQLTDDQQITPTSKFLVGITSCPTGIAHTFMAAEALKQGAARLGHDIKVETQGSVGAKNQLTDDEIARADAVVIAADTHVDLSRFGGKPVYETSTKQAIHDSSAVINTALATPAPGAVNGSGRGSASYLESVEQAKAERSQQRSGPYKHLLTGVSYMLPVIVAGGLIIALSFVFGLDPAEGSFGAALMAIGGTSAFALIVPVLSGFIAYSIADRPGLAPGFIGGMLAANLQMGFLGGILAGFLAGYVAKFIRDKVNLPANFEGLKPVLVIPLLATLIVGLLLFYVFGAPIRVIMESLTGFLQGLSGTNAVLLGLILGAMMAIDMGGPINKVAYTFAVGLLTTDLFGPMAAVMAAGMTPPLGLAVATFVSRGRFNKAEQEAGRVASVLGISFITEGAIPFAANDPIRVLPACVLGSAVAGGLSMLFGCTLRAPHGGIFVLAIPNAVGNAGMYIVAIAVGTIVTTLAVLQLKRRSTAEQATVKA from the coding sequence ATGACAAAACTCGTTGCGATTACTGCCAGTGCCGCCAGCAGCGCCCACACCCAAATGGCGGCTGAGGCGCTGCAAAAAACCGCCCAAGCCTTGGGCCACGACCTAAAAACCGAGATTCAAGAAGCCAACGGCAGCTCCACTCACCTCTCCCAGTCCGACATTGACCAGGCTGAAGTGGTGATTGTCGGAGCCGACCGCTTTTTAGAGCGCGATCGCTTTTCCGGCAAGCCTACCTACGCCGTTTCTACCAGCGAAGCCATCCGCAACAGCGAGCTGGTAATCCGCAATGCGATCGCCCTGCTCGACACGCTGCCCAGCCCACGGCAGCCAGCACGAACCCCTGTGGCTGCAGCGAGAACTCAGCCAACCTCGGGCCTGCGTGCCCAGCCCAACTCTGGCTCGCCTCAGCTCACCGACGACCAGCAGATCACCCCAACGTCCAAGTTCCTTGTAGGCATTACCTCCTGCCCCACCGGCATTGCCCACACCTTCATGGCTGCCGAAGCCTTGAAGCAGGGCGCTGCCCGACTAGGCCACGACATCAAGGTAGAAACCCAAGGCTCAGTCGGAGCTAAAAACCAGCTCACTGACGACGAAATTGCTCGTGCTGATGCCGTTGTCATCGCCGCCGATACCCACGTCGATCTCTCTCGCTTTGGCGGCAAGCCCGTCTACGAAACCTCCACCAAGCAGGCCATTCACGACTCCAGCGCGGTTATCAACACAGCCCTAGCCACTCCGGCTCCGGGTGCGGTCAATGGCAGTGGCCGAGGCAGCGCGTCCTACTTAGAATCAGTTGAACAGGCCAAGGCGGAGCGATCGCAACAGCGATCTGGCCCCTACAAGCACCTCTTAACCGGCGTCTCCTACATGCTGCCGGTGATTGTGGCCGGGGGCCTGATCATCGCCCTCTCCTTCGTCTTTGGTCTAGATCCAGCGGAGGGCAGCTTCGGCGCAGCCCTAATGGCCATCGGCGGAACCTCGGCCTTTGCTCTGATCGTGCCGGTGCTCTCAGGTTTTATTGCCTACTCTATCGCCGACCGCCCCGGCCTTGCTCCCGGCTTCATCGGCGGTATGTTGGCTGCAAACCTGCAAATGGGCTTTTTAGGCGGCATTTTAGCAGGCTTTTTGGCCGGTTACGTAGCCAAATTCATCCGCGACAAGGTCAACCTGCCTGCTAACTTTGAGGGCTTAAAGCCAGTCCTGGTAATTCCTCTGCTCGCCACTCTGATTGTGGGACTGCTGCTGTTCTACGTTTTCGGCGCACCTATCCGGGTGATCATGGAGAGCTTGACCGGCTTCTTGCAGGGCTTAAGCGGTACTAATGCTGTGCTGCTGGGTCTGATTTTAGGAGCCATGATGGCAATTGATATGGGCGGCCCAATCAACAAAGTGGCCTATACCTTCGCAGTGGGCCTGCTGACCACCGACCTGTTTGGGCCAATGGCTGCCGTGATGGCTGCTGGTATGACTCCGCCTCTGGGTCTGGCGGTGGCGACATTTGTCAGCCGAGGTCGATTTAACAAAGCCGAACAGGAAGCGGGCAGAGTCGCTTCGGTGTTAGGCATTTCGTTTATTACCGAAGGGGCGATTCCCTTTGCTGCTAATGACCCGATTCGGGTGCTGCCTGCCTGCGTTCTAGGGTCAGCGGTGGCAGGTGGCCTATCGATGCTGTTTGGCTGCACCCTACGGGCTCCCCACGGCGGCATCTTTGTGCTGGCAATTCCCAACGCGGTGGGCAATGCAGGGATGTACATTGTTGCGATCGCAGTAGGCACCATAGTCACCACCCTAGCCGTTCTACAGCTCAAGCGGCGCTCTACTGCCGAACAAGCTACCGTCAAAGCTTAA
- the pfkB gene encoding 1-phosphofructokinase translates to MTCRIATVTPSPAIDQTVAIANFAANAVNRVDWEQSDAGGKGINVASFLADFDQSVSVTGFLGQDNLELFRRLFEQKGICDRSIAIAGKTRVNIKIVDDAQQQVTDINFPGAVPQPSDVEALWGAVDELAADHDWFVLSGSLPQGLPVTLYWDLVSHLKRIGKTVVLDTSGEPLKAALAARPDLIKPNLSELQDLLGHPLESEADILQAASELLLRGLRWVVVSMGAEGAYFVTAAAAFHAQPPSTEVKSTVGAGDAMVAGTVAGLVQGADWAECARLGTAFSLSTLGLLGPHLTNVETVRGLCDRISLRPLTLPNLALKECL, encoded by the coding sequence ATGACCTGCCGCATTGCTACAGTCACCCCCAGCCCCGCCATTGACCAGACGGTTGCCATTGCCAACTTCGCGGCCAATGCCGTGAACCGGGTGGACTGGGAACAGTCTGATGCTGGGGGCAAGGGCATCAACGTGGCCTCATTTCTAGCGGATTTTGACCAGTCGGTCAGCGTCACCGGATTTTTAGGCCAGGACAATCTAGAGCTGTTTCGGCGGCTGTTTGAGCAAAAGGGCATTTGCGATCGCAGCATCGCCATTGCCGGAAAAACGCGGGTCAACATCAAGATCGTGGACGATGCTCAGCAACAGGTGACCGACATCAACTTTCCCGGAGCTGTGCCTCAGCCCAGTGATGTAGAAGCGCTCTGGGGCGCAGTAGACGAACTGGCCGCTGACCACGATTGGTTTGTGCTCTCTGGCAGTTTGCCTCAAGGGCTGCCCGTTACCCTCTACTGGGATTTGGTGTCGCACCTAAAGCGCATCGGCAAGACGGTCGTGCTCGACACCAGCGGCGAACCCCTCAAGGCAGCACTGGCCGCCCGCCCCGACCTGATTAAGCCCAACCTGAGCGAACTGCAGGATCTGCTAGGCCACCCGCTAGAGAGCGAAGCCGATATTCTGCAGGCGGCTAGTGAGCTGCTGCTGCGAGGGCTGAGGTGGGTCGTGGTATCGATGGGTGCTGAGGGGGCCTATTTTGTCACCGCTGCTGCCGCCTTTCACGCTCAGCCGCCGTCTACCGAGGTCAAAAGCACCGTAGGGGCAGGCGATGCGATGGTGGCAGGCACTGTAGCGGGCTTGGTGCAGGGGGCTGACTGGGCCGAATGCGCCCGCTTGGGCACCGCGTTTTCCCTCAGTACGCTGGGCCTGCTGGGGCCACACTTAACCAATGTTGAGACGGTGCGGGGACTGTGCGATCGCATCTCCCTGCGCCCCCTCACGCTGCCCAACCTTGCCCTTAAAGAATGCCTTTAA
- a CDS encoding oxidoreductase, with product MATADSRVWLITGTSTGFGRVLAEQVLKKGDSLIATARNPQQIETLVADYSDRTLAVQLDVTHEEQIKAAVEQAVATFGHIDVLVNNAGYGLIGALEEVSNEQIRRNFETNLFGAIDMMRAVLPVMRQQRSGHIINMSAIAGFTNELGFSIYGGAKFAIEGISEALQGEVAPFGIKVTLVEPGPFRTDFIGRSLDRATHQMAEYQPTVGKFLQFLNTIEGKQPGDPVKAAKAIIQIVESENPPLRLVLGHYAYSKFRQKIESLTQELDAWEDIAANTDFVDTPVVH from the coding sequence ATGGCAACAGCTGATTCACGAGTTTGGCTAATTACAGGTACCTCAACAGGTTTTGGGAGAGTGCTAGCAGAGCAAGTGCTGAAAAAGGGCGACAGCCTGATTGCAACTGCTCGTAATCCTCAGCAGATTGAGACCTTAGTAGCAGACTATAGCGATCGCACTCTTGCCGTGCAGCTAGATGTAACCCACGAGGAACAGATTAAAGCAGCCGTTGAACAAGCCGTTGCTACGTTTGGTCATATTGATGTGCTCGTTAATAATGCAGGTTATGGATTAATTGGAGCATTAGAAGAAGTAAGCAACGAACAAATTCGTCGCAACTTTGAAACAAATTTGTTTGGTGCCATCGATATGATGCGGGCAGTTCTGCCAGTCATGCGCCAGCAGCGTAGCGGGCACATCATAAATATGTCTGCGATCGCAGGTTTCACTAATGAACTTGGGTTCTCTATTTACGGCGGTGCGAAATTTGCCATTGAAGGCATATCAGAGGCCTTACAAGGTGAAGTTGCTCCCTTCGGCATCAAAGTTACCCTTGTCGAACCAGGCCCCTTTCGCACCGACTTCATCGGGCGATCGCTAGATCGAGCGACCCATCAAATGGCAGAGTATCAGCCCACGGTCGGCAAGTTTCTTCAGTTCCTCAACACCATTGAAGGCAAGCAGCCCGGAGATCCGGTAAAAGCTGCTAAGGCCATTATTCAAATTGTCGAATCAGAAAATCCACCCCTGCGATTAGTGCTAGGCCACTATGCCTACAGCAAATTCCGCCAAAAGATTGAGTCGCTAACTCAGGAATTAGATGCCTGGGAAGACATAGCGGCTAACACTGATTTTGTAGATACGCCAGTTGTGCATTAA
- the ycaC gene encoding isochorismate family cysteine hydrolase YcaC produces the protein MAPFKYNRLDKDNAAVLLVDHQTGLFSLVHDFVAADFKNNVLALAGVAKFFNLPTILTTSFEQGPNGPILPELKEKFPDAPYIPRPGQINAWDNEDFVKAVEATGRKQLIIAGIVTDVCVAFCALSAIEAGYDVFVVTDASGTFNEVCRDAAWERMASAGVQLVNWFSVVCELHRDWRNDVTGLGSLLGSYIPDYQNLMTSYSARH, from the coding sequence ATGGCCCCGTTCAAATACAATCGCCTAGATAAGGACAACGCTGCGGTGCTGTTGGTTGATCACCAGACTGGTTTGTTTTCACTGGTGCATGACTTTGTTGCTGCTGATTTCAAGAACAATGTGCTAGCACTGGCAGGTGTAGCTAAGTTTTTCAATCTTCCTACTATTTTGACGACCAGTTTTGAGCAGGGGCCAAACGGTCCCATTCTGCCCGAGCTGAAAGAGAAGTTTCCTGATGCGCCCTATATTCCTCGCCCTGGACAAATTAATGCTTGGGACAATGAGGATTTTGTCAAAGCCGTCGAGGCGACAGGCCGTAAACAGCTCATCATTGCTGGCATCGTTACAGATGTTTGTGTTGCATTCTGCGCGCTATCTGCAATCGAAGCTGGATATGATGTATTCGTCGTCACAGATGCATCGGGCACCTTCAACGAAGTCTGTCGTGACGCAGCCTGGGAACGTATGGCTAGTGCTGGAGTGCAGCTAGTCAACTGGTTCAGTGTGGTGTGTGAACTGCATCGTGATTGGCGTAACGATGTCACAGGCCTAGGTAGCCTTTTGGGAAGCTACATTCCTGACTATCAGAACTTAATGACTAGCTATTCTGCAAGGCACTAA